From one Basilea psittacipulmonis DSM 24701 genomic stretch:
- a CDS encoding barstar family protein: MKKLNTIFTKGGHISSITKDDAKVEAEKHGLTFFYIDCDKGRSLSAVLRAFVKGVDYPVFFGSDMDSFFDCLSETVLDQAKGACLFIDNLHTEDPALIEGSKEIVNVLEAVVEAMSEEKKVLVYHVVNVGKHGDPEPIPQTIKYTDTVYPDVRLVEE; this comes from the coding sequence ATGAAAAAGCTAAATACTATATTTACAAAGGGTGGTCATATTTCAAGCATTACAAAAGATGATGCAAAAGTAGAAGCTGAAAAACATGGATTAACGTTCTTTTACATTGATTGCGATAAAGGACGAAGCTTATCGGCGGTACTACGTGCTTTTGTAAAAGGTGTTGATTATCCTGTATTCTTTGGATCTGATATGGATAGTTTTTTTGATTGTTTATCTGAGACTGTTTTAGATCAAGCCAAAGGGGCATGTTTATTTATCGATAATCTTCATACTGAAGACCCTGCTTTGATTGAGGGTAGCAAAGAGATTGTGAATGTGCTGGAAGCTGTTGTAGAGGCAATGTCAGAAGAGAAAAAGGTGTTGGTGTATCATGTGGTTAATGTAGGCAAACATGGTGATCCAGAGCCTATCCCTCAAACGATAAAATATACTGATACTGTTTATCCAGATGTACGACTGGTAGAAGAATAG
- the ubiD gene encoding 4-hydroxy-3-polyprenylbenzoate decarboxylase, whose translation MKYNDLRDFLEQLKKKENLKTIDVPVSTHLEMTEISDRVLKKEGPALLFSHAQHQGKPAEMPVLTNLFGTTQRVAWAMGAEDISALRDIGELLANLREPEPPRGFKDAIGKIGMLKSALWDMAPKVRSHAPCQEIIWEGDEVDLNRLPIQYCWPGDMAPLLTWGLVITKGPHAKRQNLGIYRQQQIGKNKLIMRWLSHRGGALDFRDFALKYPGQPFPISVAIGADPATILAAVTPIPDKLSEYQFAGLLRGSRTELVKSIGSDLDVPASAEIVLEGHILPVTDPRAVVDAKAPKSDYEMALEGPYGDHTGYYNEQDWFPVFTVDRITLRKNPIYHSTYTGKPPDEPAVLGVALNEVFVPLLRRQLPEIVDFYLPPEGCSYRLAVVSIRKQYAGHAKRVMFGIWSILRQFMYTKFIIVVDEDVNIRDWKEVVWAITTRMDPVRDTTLVDHTPIDYLDFASPISGLGGKMGLDATNKWAGETQREWGRPIVMDVSTKTKIDDIWNTLGL comes from the coding sequence ATGAAGTACAATGATTTACGTGATTTTTTAGAACAATTAAAAAAGAAGGAAAATCTTAAAACGATTGATGTTCCTGTTTCAACTCATTTGGAAATGACGGAAATCAGTGATCGTGTATTAAAAAAAGAGGGACCTGCATTATTGTTTTCTCATGCACAACATCAAGGAAAACCTGCAGAAATGCCCGTGTTGACGAATTTATTTGGCACCACTCAGCGTGTTGCGTGGGCAATGGGGGCAGAAGATATATCCGCATTGCGTGATATTGGAGAACTATTAGCGAATTTACGTGAACCAGAACCACCTAGAGGCTTTAAAGATGCGATTGGCAAAATTGGTATGTTAAAGTCTGCATTATGGGATATGGCACCTAAAGTTCGTAGTCATGCACCTTGCCAAGAAATTATATGGGAAGGTGATGAGGTAGATTTGAATCGCTTACCTATTCAATATTGTTGGCCAGGCGATATGGCACCGTTATTGACTTGGGGCTTAGTGATTACCAAAGGTCCTCATGCTAAACGTCAGAATTTAGGCATCTATCGTCAACAGCAGATCGGTAAAAATAAACTGATTATGCGTTGGTTGTCACATCGTGGTGGTGCCTTGGACTTTAGAGATTTTGCACTCAAATATCCTGGACAACCCTTTCCTATTTCGGTAGCGATAGGTGCCGATCCCGCGACCATTCTTGCTGCCGTAACACCGATACCTGACAAGTTGTCTGAATACCAGTTTGCAGGCTTATTAAGAGGCAGTCGAACAGAGTTAGTGAAGTCGATTGGATCAGATTTGGACGTGCCAGCCAGTGCAGAAATTGTGTTAGAAGGACATATCCTACCTGTGACGGATCCGCGTGCCGTAGTCGATGCAAAAGCTCCTAAGTCTGATTATGAAATGGCTTTGGAAGGACCTTATGGCGATCATACAGGTTATTACAATGAGCAAGATTGGTTCCCAGTGTTTACGGTTGATCGTATTACCCTACGTAAAAATCCAATCTATCACAGCACTTACACGGGTAAACCACCTGATGAGCCTGCAGTCTTAGGTGTGGCATTAAATGAAGTGTTTGTGCCATTATTACGTCGTCAATTACCTGAGATTGTTGATTTTTATCTACCGCCAGAGGGGTGTAGTTATCGCTTAGCGGTGGTGTCTATTCGTAAACAATATGCAGGTCATGCTAAACGTGTGATGTTTGGTATTTGGAGTATTTTACGTCAGTTTATGTACACGAAATTTATTATCGTGGTAGATGAAGATGTGAATATTCGAGACTGGAAAGAAGTTGTCTGGGCGATCACCACGCGAATGGATCCTGTAAGAGACACCACTTTAGTAGATCATACCCCTATCGATTATTTGGATTTTGCTTCCCCTATCTCTGGTTTAGGTGGCAAAATGGGTTTAGATGCTACGAATAAATGGGCAGGAGAAACGCAGCGAGAATGGGGCAGACCTATTGTGATGGATGTATCAACTAAAACAAAAATTGATGATATTTGGAACACACTAGGATTATAA
- a CDS encoding NADP-dependent malic enzyme produces the protein MNESLRMAALEYHRKGRPGKLSVTPTKQLSNQRDLALAYSPGVAAACEEIVADPANAFQYTSRGNLVAVISNGTAVLGLGNIGPLASKPVMEGKAVLFKRFSGIDVFDLEIDESDPDKLVDIIASLAPTFGGINLEDIKAPECFYVERKLRERLNIPVFHDDQHGTAITVAAAFLGGLKVVKKDIKKIKLVVSGAGAAALACLDLLVRIGLPIENIWVTDIEGVVYKGRTVLMDEIKAQYAQDTDKRTLAEVIEGADAFLGLSAGNVLKPEMLEKMTERPLILALANPIPEILPEVAKAARPDAVIATGRSDYPNQVNNVLCFPYIFRGALDVGATTITVGMEMAAVRAICQLAEEEQSEVVAAAYGTVSSFGPDYFLPKPFDPRLIVRIATAVAQAAMDDGVATRPIEDMNAYADQLRQFVYHSGTFMKPVYATAKRYVRDGGKSRIVYCEGEDERVLRAVQTVVDEKLARPILIGRPAVIQQRIERLGLRLNIAKDVEICDPNDDPRYATYWREYWELMKRKGVSKDYARVEMRRRLTLIGAMMVRMGDADGMLCGTVGKFISHLQFIDEVLGKTPDSNIYAAMNIVLLQERIICLADTHINPDPNASEIAEIVIKSAQALRRLDIEPKVALVSSSNYGTDTPVSGRVMREALAIVQEKDPSLEIDGEMHGDLALSEELREKFMPDSPLKGSANLLICPNSQAGNIAYNLLKTSSSGNVAVGPFLLGVNAPVHILTNSSTVRRIINMTAVTVVDANA, from the coding sequence ATGAATGAGAGTTTACGAATGGCAGCTTTGGAGTACCATCGCAAAGGGCGCCCAGGTAAGTTGAGTGTGACTCCCACGAAACAGTTATCAAACCAAAGGGATTTGGCTTTAGCGTATTCACCGGGGGTAGCTGCCGCTTGTGAAGAGATTGTTGCTGATCCGGCAAATGCGTTTCAGTACACTTCAAGAGGAAACCTAGTAGCGGTTATTTCTAATGGAACAGCGGTATTGGGTTTAGGTAATATTGGACCGTTAGCATCCAAACCTGTGATGGAAGGTAAAGCGGTATTGTTTAAAAGATTCTCTGGTATTGATGTATTTGATTTAGAAATTGATGAGTCGGATCCAGATAAATTAGTTGATATTATTGCAAGTTTGGCTCCGACATTTGGTGGTATTAATCTGGAAGATATTAAAGCCCCTGAGTGTTTTTATGTGGAACGTAAACTACGTGAACGATTGAATATACCTGTGTTCCACGATGATCAACATGGTACCGCTATTACGGTAGCAGCCGCTTTTTTAGGTGGTTTAAAGGTTGTTAAAAAAGATATTAAGAAAATTAAATTAGTGGTGTCTGGTGCAGGAGCCGCCGCATTAGCGTGTTTAGATTTATTAGTGAGAATTGGTCTGCCCATTGAGAATATTTGGGTGACTGATATTGAGGGTGTTGTCTATAAAGGCAGAACGGTGCTAATGGATGAGATTAAAGCCCAATACGCCCAAGACACTGATAAACGCACACTGGCAGAAGTTATTGAGGGTGCGGATGCATTTTTAGGTTTATCAGCAGGTAATGTGTTGAAGCCAGAAATGCTGGAGAAGATGACGGAACGACCATTAATTTTAGCTTTGGCAAATCCTATACCTGAAATTTTACCTGAGGTAGCAAAGGCTGCTCGCCCTGATGCCGTGATTGCAACGGGTCGTTCTGATTATCCTAACCAAGTTAATAACGTACTTTGCTTCCCTTATATTTTTCGTGGTGCTTTGGATGTGGGAGCGACTACAATTACGGTGGGAATGGAAATGGCTGCCGTTCGTGCGATTTGTCAATTAGCTGAAGAAGAACAAAGTGAAGTAGTAGCCGCCGCCTATGGGACAGTCAGTTCATTTGGCCCTGATTACTTCTTACCTAAGCCATTTGATCCTCGCCTTATTGTGCGTATCGCAACAGCGGTTGCTCAAGCGGCGATGGATGATGGTGTAGCAACTCGACCTATTGAAGATATGAACGCTTATGCGGATCAATTACGTCAGTTTGTTTACCATTCAGGTACGTTTATGAAACCTGTTTATGCGACAGCTAAACGTTACGTAAGAGATGGGGGTAAATCACGTATTGTGTATTGTGAAGGGGAAGATGAACGCGTCTTACGTGCAGTACAGACTGTGGTTGATGAGAAGTTAGCTCGTCCTATTTTGATTGGTCGCCCAGCTGTAATTCAACAACGTATTGAACGTTTAGGGTTACGTTTAAATATTGCAAAAGATGTTGAAATATGTGATCCCAATGATGATCCAAGATATGCTACTTATTGGAGAGAGTATTGGGAGTTGATGAAGCGAAAGGGAGTCAGTAAAGATTATGCACGTGTTGAAATGAGACGTCGTCTTACTTTAATCGGTGCGATGATGGTTAGAATGGGAGATGCAGACGGTATGTTATGCGGTACAGTCGGTAAGTTTATTTCTCATTTACAATTCATTGATGAAGTGTTGGGCAAAACCCCTGATTCTAATATTTATGCAGCGATGAATATTGTCTTACTCCAAGAACGCATAATTTGCTTGGCAGATACACATATTAATCCAGATCCTAATGCAAGTGAAATCGCCGAGATCGTGATTAAATCAGCTCAAGCTTTACGTCGCTTGGATATTGAGCCTAAAGTTGCTTTGGTTTCTAGTTCTAATTATGGCACGGATACGCCTGTATCAGGTAGGGTGATGAGAGAGGCTTTGGCGATCGTACAAGAAAAAGATCCAAGTTTAGAGATTGATGGTGAAATGCATGGAGATTTAGCATTAAGCGAAGAGTTACGTGAGAAATTTATGCCAGATAGTCCTTTGAAAGGGTCTGCTAATTTATTAATTTGTCCTAACAGTCAGGCAGGAAACATTGCTTATAACCTGTTGAAAACTAGTTCGAGTGGTAACGTAGCGGTTGGGCCATTCTTACTAGGGGTGAATGCACCAGTTCATATTTTGACCAATAGTAGTACTGTTCGCCGAATCATTAATATGACTGCTGTCACCGTTGTAGATGCAAATGCATAG
- a CDS encoding transglycosylase SLT domain-containing protein → MNKIDESPKLLTKVISNIRLYLHLSSVYIGLCVLVIMLAVWVLPTARMQVKQMYSAVVYSFNHSPFLSADVDVLTEDGELVQHQEVTEKTTAVKPGFFTRLLSHDHQKDVDVPEAQFYALRDSLVRKYKIAPAISEAIISKAFEQGKLHNLDPLLILAVIAIESRYNPFVQSSVGAQGLMQVMPDVHSDKFKNYSGSMKSALNPESNIEVGSIILRNCIRKRSTVDGGLACYVGASVPSRDGGYARKVQAERRRLALDSGMALRKNLGKD, encoded by the coding sequence ATGAATAAAATCGATGAATCTCCTAAGTTATTGACTAAAGTAATTTCTAATATCCGTCTCTATTTGCACTTGTCTTCGGTGTATATAGGTCTTTGTGTCTTGGTCATTATGTTAGCGGTTTGGGTATTACCTACAGCAAGAATGCAGGTAAAGCAGATGTATTCTGCGGTGGTGTATTCTTTTAATCATTCGCCGTTTTTATCTGCTGATGTGGATGTGTTAACAGAGGACGGTGAGTTGGTACAACATCAAGAAGTAACCGAAAAGACTACAGCAGTAAAACCCGGTTTCTTTACACGATTATTGAGCCATGATCACCAAAAAGATGTGGATGTACCCGAAGCCCAGTTCTATGCTTTGCGTGACAGTTTAGTTCGAAAGTATAAGATTGCACCTGCTATTTCTGAAGCAATTATTTCTAAAGCATTTGAACAGGGTAAATTACATAATTTGGATCCATTGTTGATTTTGGCAGTGATTGCGATTGAGTCGCGATATAACCCCTTTGTACAAAGCTCGGTTGGTGCCCAAGGATTAATGCAAGTGATGCCAGACGTACATAGTGATAAATTTAAAAATTATTCAGGTAGCATGAAGAGTGCTTTAAATCCAGAAAGTAATATTGAGGTGGGTAGTATTATTTTAAGAAACTGTATTCGTAAACGAAGTACGGTAGATGGGGGATTAGCTTGTTACGTGGGAGCGAGTGTGCCGAGTCGTGATGGTGGATATGCTCGAAAAGTTCAGGCTGAACGTAGAAGACTGGCATTAGACTCTGGTATGGCATTACGTAAGAATTTAGGAAAAGACTGA